GGtgagttttttaaaaagaaacttaAATATCAACCTAAAAAATATCCACTGTGCTTCACCATCTCCCTTATTTCACAGTTAAAAGCAATGACAAAATATTCCCTGAGACTAAAAAGGAGACAACAGATAATGGATAAAGGGAAATCTATTGGAGGAGGCATATCTTAGGTGATGGTGGCAATCAAAAATTGTCTCATCTTCTATATTTCTTCAAAGAAAGAAATTGTCTCACCTTCTATATTTCTTCAAATCACTCCCTGCACCTGATTTATACTTGCAGAAGATGTGAAAACCTCAACTGCACAGATATTCATATTAAGCCCTTTTTAGGTTCAACAGAGCAAACAATAGCATTAAGAACTGCATCCATACAGACTGTATAGACCTGTACTTAAAATCTGTTTACTGCAATAGAAATAAAGTGCTTAGTATATCCAGAACAACTGTAGACCTGTATTTTCACTGCCAACCAACACTGTGGtaaattttaaacttttaatGATTACTATAAACCTTTGCAATATGTCTACCTAAGGAAGAAGAGGGAGGAATGTCTAGTGTCAAAAGCACAACTCCTTAATTTTGTCCATTACAAAAtgaacaaacacaaaacacgATCCTTTCAAACAGTTCTTCAAGCTGTTTCACAGTCATTCACCAGGAGCTGGAAAAACAGGAATCCACCAGAGGACTGCACCACTTAGAACGTCCTGTCAACAGCAGACCAGTAAACCTAGTAAGTTTTCCAGCTCAAAATAGCTTCCTGCTCCACCATCAGCCTTGCTGTGGTATAGCCCTTGCTGTATTTATGctcctttcctgctcctgccatgACTCAGTATTCGAGCTCCATGAGCAGTGGGCATGCACGAAGGCATTCAGTCTGTTACCTTGCTGGGATAACAAGACTAGCAGCTCAAGAACCTCCTCAGCAGCTACCCTCAAATCAggtcctgctctgggcaggagacacctgcctgggcttttgagcctctgctgctctgttcttctccagctcctctgccttCCTCCGCTCCTCTTTCAGCTCCTTGTATCTCCATTTGGGAATCTGCAGGTAGGGGTCCTCCTTGGCActgctcctcctcctggccTTTTCTGGCTGGAAGGTGGGCGGAGGAGCCTTGCTGACGCGGACCTTGGGGATGACAAATCCCGGCCGGACGCTGCTCCGTCGAAGCAGGTGGAGCGGCAGCAGGCTTGCTTTCCTCGTGGCTACTGTGGTCACCTGGGACATGGCCATGCTGATGGGCTGCAGGCTGGCTCTTCGCTCCTTCTTCTTGGTGACCACGGTGACTTTGGAGTTCTGGAAGAGCTTCTCGTAGCTGCTAACGTGGTCTTTGTCTAGAGATCGGAtctcctctgctctctgcttccTAAGGATCTCCTGCACTGCCAGTCTGCGTTTCCCCACACAAGGtgggctgcctgggcacacaGTCCGGCACCCCAGGGCAATGAAGGGACTTCCCAAACTTGTTGTCACCTTCACCATGTGGTCGAGGACCCCATCCTCTTCCGGGCCATAGAAAGACCGGAACGAGACAGCGGCCCTTACGCACTCAGAAATCTTCTGCAAACAGCTTTTTGGCTCTGCAGCCTTGGCAAGAAGTTCCTTCATTTTTGGCCATTCTGGTTTATATTGATCAGAAAACTGTTCTGGGCATGGCCTGTCCATCAGCTTCTGCATGACGAAGGCAGACTCTGATCTTCCTGTGAAACAAGCCCATTCCCATGAAGTCAGTCCCCGGCTTGGGTCAGTTGCATGAACATTTGCAcctcaaaagaaaaacaattagtATTAATTAATTAGAACACCCACATTCCTGTTATCAGACGTGAGTCAGGCAGATCCCTACAAGAAAATGTCACATAAAATACACAATAATATTTTGTCAAAATGAACATGCAATAAGGATAGATCTGGTTCCTGACTTTATGAACTCCTTACAAGGTAAAAGGCATTAAGACTGCATATATGAAATTATCATAAAATtacaaataatgaaataatgattTTCACCTGCATTTTATCTTGACTGCCATTTTAATATCCATTCACCTGAGCTCACAAGAAAAGAGTTACAGATATGGAAAGAAACAATTCTCAACAAAGAAATCCTTCTCCATATAGAATGGTGGACTTCTTACTGGTCACTTCCACTTGGAAGAAAGGTCTTAGGCTAATGATTGCAAGTTCCATGAAAATATCCACTCACTGGTCACTaaaaacagcaaataaaatataattaaattattttaaaatatctccattaaaaatgggggggaaagaaagtaaaaaatgtGCAATTCATGCTCTCTTATGTCTGAAAGAACCCTACAGAATATGGTAGAGAATATGGTAACAAGGGTGATCAAATACAAGGAAAGTATCCATAAATGTCAAAGAGTGGATAATGGGTGAGATGGACCTTCAGTCTGAACCCAGAACAGCTGTTCTCATCCACCTGAGATTACCAGCCCTAAGGAAATGAATTGTTAGCCAAAACATTCTGTTATTGCTAAGTGGACTGGCCATAAAAGGCAGCTGGGATACAGGCTACACAGCAGAGGCTTAGACATCTGAAGTGTTTTGTCCTGGAAGGAAATTAATTCAAGTGGCCTATCCTCCTCCCATTCCCAATTTATGATTTTTATCTCTCCAATTCTGATGTCTGTCCCCATCaccattctttctttctcacaTATTTCTGCATCCTTTTCCAtctttgcatttgttttgatcTGTCCATCTTCCTATAAGACCCCACACTTTAGCTTTTGCCCTTGTCCTTCACTCTTTTGTTTTCAAGTGGAGTTACACCCTTCTCCCCCGGGGCACTTGGGTGCTTGTAAAGAGGATATAAGAATATCACGAGAAGCAGGCATCCTAGTCTGCCCTATGGTATTCCCTAGTATCATACCCACGTTTCTTGGGAACCAGAAAATTTCAGAGAAGTCCTCCCATGATACTGAGGTGGAGCTGTGGGCATTTGTCAAGGAGAGTGGCATGTGCCCAGTCCTGCTGACAGAAAAGAGGTCTGTAAAGGACACAGGAAGTTAAATTCAAAGTGCACCTGTGGAAGAATTGCTGCAGAACAACGAACAGCAGCAAGTGGTTCTGGAAGCTGAAGTTAGCAGAACACTGTTGCAAACATCCAGCAGATTACAGCTGGTGAATGCTAAAGAATACAAAAGACCTGTCAAAAAATTGGCTCGATGGCACCAATTAAAAAGAATCTCAGAGATGTGTCAAGGACTTGACAACTGGCACCACATCCTGTGCTTTGCATCCAAGTGATCCTGGGCAcaccacctgggcacacacatcTTGATGCTTTACAGTACATGAGTgtgaaggtgaagaatgaaatcAGTGAGAGAATGAGGGAATACTCTTTGGTGTCAGGCAGACAGGTTCTTAAACTGAAAATCCTTTGGTTTATATTCTGTCTTTGAACTTTGACTGATCTCAGAGGGAGCTTTGCACGCTCCAGTCTGCAGACTGCTCAGCAGATCTGTTCCCTGGGACAGGCACAGGCACTTTGCCCAGCTGCCTTCAACATACTGAGCTCTGCAACATTTAGTCATGGTTTACTCATATCTCTGGCCCTGCAGACAGTTTCTATGTTTCTTGAAAGAGTTTAAAGCTGGGATACAAAGAACACTTGATTTATTGAAGGGCGTCTTTACCAGATGAAGGACTACTTTCAAACAGCCAACACAAAACTGACCTACACAGATCTTGTCACAAAAGTCACAGTCTATCCAATTGCTTTGCAATAAGGAGATGTCCAGAAATCTGAGGAAAGGACCAGAGAATACTGGTAATGAGACTGTTACCAGAATACTGGTACagagaataataataatttttttccaggtgGATTATCTTGGAGAAAGCATTTCAAACTGGAATAAGGAGTACTTGATATAAGGAAAAGCTACCACAATCCAGTTTGTGGTGGGTTCAGTATAACCTTTCCCACAAAGGGCGTTTTGTCATTAGAGGAAGATAAAGGCAAAAAGAGAGCACAGGAAAAGTGATAAAAACCTCAGCTTTATTTAGTTAGTTCCTAAGTCTCTGAGAATATCCCTAAAGAGATGCTGGAGACATAGATCAAGAATGGATGTGGAAGGAGACACCCTAAACAAAATTGCTGATAACAGTTAAAGTGTAACTTAAGTGAAATTTGCAGAAaggacacagagagagagcaCCAGGGCACTGCAAGGAGTCAAGCATGGGACCCAGACTGGAAGGCAGAAAGGAGCCAAAGAGAAGGAACAAATCAAATCAAAGAGTTCACGAGCTATGAATTTGAAGAAAGGATTGCAAGATCTCAGAGGCAGAATGGTTTGATGAAGTTCATGACTGCAGAAATTAGAGATAAATCAGTGAGGGGAGGGAAAAAGACATACCATCACATACCTCCTGCTTCACTAACCTCTTTTTGAGCCGCCCTACACAAACTTCCTATCTTTGGATTTCCCTCATCTCACAATAGCCTCTTGCCCCAGTCTCTTCTCAGCACTTGCCTGAATCTGAACTCCTTCCCAAAAGAGCTCACTGTGACTGTGGCAAATTATGTGGAAGTTGTCTCCTTGATGTACATATAACAGACAAGAAATTAATACAGGAATAACAGCAGCTAAAGGAATAgtcttcaaataaaaaaattaattctcagCTTGTAAACAAGCAAGAGGTCTGAACAGCTGTTTACCATTATCTTCAAGAAGAAGTAATTTCAGCTCTGATATGGTGCAGCTGTGAGAATTTGGAGCAGAGTAGTTCAAAAAGAACAGTGTGAGAAAGTGCTCACTGGGGGCTCCCCACCTTTGCTTGAGGCCTGCACTCAGCTCTGATCCTTGTCTGGGCtatgtctgtgccctgctggcctGGACCCTGACCCACAGACATAATTTCTTGTTCTGCCTCAGACCTACCTTGTCTCTATGAACTTGCCTTTGTCATCGTGGACTTGCCTGGCAATCACTGCCGCGCTGCCTGATCCAGGttactgacaccagccctgccaCGTTCCTTAAAGGAGCACCACTGTTGATGAGGCTGGTGCTGTCACCCTTGGCTTACCTTCCTCTGAGGAGAAGCCCATTCTTTCTGACAGATGGGTCCCCAGGTGTTTTGGAAACTCTGTCTCAGAAAACAATGCTACAGAGTACTGAAATCCCAACCTACCAACAGAAATCAATGCTGACTTTGTACCTTGTATCACAAAATCTCTTCTAAGGCATAATTCACCATAGTTTTATTGATTTTCTGCACAAATCAGGAGACAATCCTGAACAAACTTGTCATTCAGCAGAATGCCTTATCTGGAATATACATGAGTAGTCATGTCTCTTTGTAAATGTGATAGCAGTCTTATAGAACTAATTGCCATTTCAGTGTAACTATAGCCTACAAGTTTTCTTTCAGGAATGCTGCACTTGCCACTTGCCTTGCTTTTCCTAGAAGTTTCCCTGAAGATCATTTTCAGCACAATTAATTTGAACACACATGCTCCTTTAGGATATAAATATCCTATTTTTTTAAGACTTCAAGTCCTTTTCAGATGCAGAACTGGTGTCTTGATTGTAAAGACGGGGCTGAGGAAGCTCAGTTGTCTGTTGCCAGCTGGTTTTTGGGTGGTGTTTAAAGCCCAGTCTCCAGATCCAGGGCCACTCTGACAGCATTACTAAAGCAGCACTGAGTTTAGACTTGAGATTACAGCAGGGCTTGACATGTGAACAGCAAGCAGCATTTGTGGCTGGCTCCCCTGATGAGCGCTGGCAGCGGCGCGGTGCTGGCAGCGCAGCAGCCTGTGACAAAGTGCCGGTGGGAGAGCGGGCCCCCCTCACCCGCTGTGCGCTCACAAGCAGCACATTCACATGTTCCAAAGGCTCCTCTGGAAGAGCAACGCCATGGCCAAGTGTCGCAGAGTGCCTTAATCTTGTAGTGATTGACCTTGGCCCCCCTCCACGAACTCAAATTTCAGAAAGAGCAGTCACTTTGGCAGTCCAGCTCCGACCATCTGTCACACATTGCTGTCACCTCTTTCCCCATCTGACTGTGCTCAATCCATGCTAAGGCAGCTAGGAAGGTGAGTTATTCTGCTTTGCTGACCTCCTGCATTGCCATCAGCAGAGGTCTTACCCAAGCCACTGAATGGATCCCAGGTTTAAAAcctcctggctgcagctcttttCTAAACACACATAACTGCTTTGTAGCTGTGCAAGGAGACCCACGGCTGATTATGGATGTTTCTCCTCTATGCTGCCAtgcatttttacattttaatatCAAATTTTGCTGCTTTATTTGTGAAATTGATTTTTTCACCAAATCATTTAATGATGTCTTTTACCTTCTGCAGCTCACTAGTACTTAATTGTCGACACCCACTCCGTGTCCCTTAAATCCCAAACTACTTCTAAATCCATTCTGAATGAGaatttccctccttccctccctccattTCACCAGACTGTGCAGTGCTAAAAACTACTCAGATATTAAAATGGGTGAAGGCAAATTACAAATTACTGCACTTCCTTTGTGGTCTCTGATTTGAGCTGAAAATGTGAGGAACTGCAAGTACTCACTGAAACTGCAATTCAGAAAATCAAAAGTATATTAACTTGCTAGATCTTTAGTTGGTGGATGACCTTTGGTATCCTCTCCATCTCTGATGCAAAAACAGGCTTTCTGTAGGCAAACTCAAGATGGAGGCtaaaaaaaaccattttatgGCTGTCTAAAGGTTTGTTCTCCCAAATGTtctggtttgagcctggcacagagccagtgcccccatgaaaatgcctcaccctggtgtctgctgtgagatgtgaccaggaataagcaaaacaggccctaacttaaacataaagaacactttattacttaaactacagggaaatagggagagactataaggaaaaagaagaaaaaaaaaattgaaaaccttacaaaaaaaccattttcctcctccccaccacctgactttcccaatccaatacattctctcaaaacaactgcccagcccggcacgacactttagtatactcaaacatcagttcatgaagaggaaaaggagtccttcttgttccataggcttctggaaacacactgaaatcccggatgcttccttgtcacttcggcaccgcccggaaagtccatttgccgcttgtgacatgttccttccatgctcagtgctctcaccaccgagacatggccagagctgcttttagggtggtctttcaaggatgccttgtctcactccaaaaaggcacagtctctgcttttgggacaactgtcccccccatatttttccaaccccctggggccggggggtcctcacaaatgaaccctcctggttttgaggcactgcctccccctaaatgcagtctgtgtcacaggaacaactgagtccatggctacaagaaaaagtccagccaaaaggccactccaaatcatctctccccatccaatcatctccacaatctccgagccaagtcatctcatctctcatctcccttcttattcagcttcgaggaggattagcatttttgtaaggccccaatcatgcaagaaagggttaaaagttttcagtctctgtctgtcggtccCGGAACGGCTCCCACGcatgctgcccacacgctgccgctgcggccgggcagtcttcctcccccttctcgctggctgctctcctgggggggggggaggggggggctggctgcccgatgtctcttggggctcccccacccttccatcctcgaagccccctcaacaccatctctgtccaggccttaccgcatggctggcccctcccccgcccagcagcagcgggccggacgggggagagatctgaactcctcgccCGACGAGGtccaaagaggaagtgccagggcagtgccctgcttttaacccctgtgtattctcggaggtgtgtccaaaccccactggctacaccaggtgtcagtatgaaacccaaaaccttcattggtttgaccacagcttcccagaattcccacttcttcctggtcaaaccatgacatttatGATTCATGGAAACAAGGAATGGCTATTCAGAT
This genomic window from Zonotrichia albicollis isolate bZonAlb1 chromosome 1, bZonAlb1.hap1, whole genome shotgun sequence contains:
- the ANKRD33B gene encoding ankyrin repeat domain-containing protein 33B, giving the protein MVLLSGHGEQLPGERVCPAPASAKEMPGAGAESSPEQGAAEAAAEEPDEEEEEEKEVEEEEEDCEEYEDFSELPDTCSIASDDSFYPPRGLDDDDEDIWSLEGDERDSPEALSLFRACCTNNSIVLKALIRQGPQEEEVREADRNRRNGLIVACYQGYVDIVMALAQCPHLDVNWQDNEGNTALITAAQAGHITITNYLLNYFPGLDIEKRNAFGFTALMKSAMQGRTECVKALMMAGANVHATDPSRGLTSWEWACFTGRSESAFVMQKLMDRPCPEQFSDQYKPEWPKMKELLAKAAEPKSCLQKISECVRAAVSFRSFYGPEEDGVLDHMVKVTTSLGSPFIALGCRTVCPGSPPCVGKRRLAVQEILRKQRAEEIRSLDKDHVSSYEKLFQNSKVTVVTKKKERRASLQPISMAMSQVTTVATRKASLLPLHLLRRSSVRPGFVIPKVRVSKAPPPTFQPEKARRRSSAKEDPYLQIPKWRYKELKEERRKAEELEKNRAAEAQKPRQVSPAQSRT